A DNA window from Micromonospora inyonensis contains the following coding sequences:
- a CDS encoding ornithine cyclodeaminase family protein codes for MTLLFTDQEVAAVLDAPGTIDAMRAALLAAYEGRLVAPPRASAPLGGGRLVLTAGHLTGEWYGFRSYDTFGHPEAEQLVVLHDGRTGAVRAVAVGEELGSRRTGGLGGVAADVLARPDATTLGVIGAGGQAWSQVWAVAAVRPLREVTVHCRTPADRERFAARVRAELGVPARAVSTAAEAVRDRDVVVLATTSATPVLDARDVAPGTHVTTVGFKQHGRTEFGTDLLDAADVLVTDSPIQAAAYDPPMLAARPPYAGRLADLGAVLAGAAAGRASRDDVSVFCSVGLSGTEVFLLDRLVRLAATVPA; via the coding sequence ATGACTCTGCTCTTCACCGACCAGGAGGTGGCCGCGGTCCTCGACGCGCCCGGCACGATCGACGCCATGCGGGCCGCCCTGCTGGCCGCGTACGAGGGTCGGCTGGTCGCCCCGCCCCGCGCGTCCGCCCCGCTGGGCGGGGGCCGGCTGGTGCTCACCGCCGGCCACCTCACCGGCGAGTGGTACGGCTTCCGCTCCTACGACACCTTCGGCCATCCGGAGGCGGAGCAGCTGGTCGTGCTGCACGACGGTCGTACCGGGGCGGTGCGGGCGGTGGCCGTCGGCGAGGAGTTGGGTTCCCGGCGGACCGGGGGACTGGGCGGGGTCGCGGCGGACGTGCTGGCCCGGCCGGACGCCACCACCCTCGGTGTGATCGGGGCGGGTGGGCAGGCGTGGAGCCAGGTCTGGGCCGTCGCCGCGGTCCGGCCGCTGCGGGAGGTGACCGTGCACTGCCGTACCCCGGCGGATCGGGAGCGGTTCGCCGCCCGGGTCCGGGCCGAGCTGGGCGTGCCGGCCCGCGCGGTGTCCACCGCCGCCGAGGCGGTGCGGGACCGCGACGTGGTGGTGCTCGCCACCACCAGCGCGACCCCGGTGCTCGACGCCCGGGACGTCGCCCCGGGCACCCACGTCACCACCGTCGGGTTCAAGCAGCACGGGCGCACCGAGTTCGGGACCGACCTGCTGGACGCCGCCGACGTGCTGGTCACCGACTCACCCATCCAGGCCGCCGCGTACGACCCGCCGATGCTCGCCGCCCGGCCACCGTACGCGGGACGGCTGGCCGACCTGGGCGCGGTGCTGGCCGGCGCGGCGGCCGGACGGGCCAGTCGGGACGACGTGAGCGTCTTCTGTTCGGTCGGTCTGAGCGGCACCGAGGTCTTCCTTCTCGACCGGCTCGTCCGGCTCGCCGCCACCGTGCCGGCATGA
- a CDS encoding DMT family transporter codes for MAWLVLVVSGLLETAWAVALDRSAGFSRPLPTAVFAVTLVLSMAGLAYALREIPVGTGYAVWVGIGAVGTAAVGILALGESANLPRLASLLLVVAGVVGLKVFH; via the coding sequence ATGGCCTGGCTCGTACTCGTGGTGTCCGGACTTCTGGAGACGGCGTGGGCGGTCGCCCTCGATCGCAGCGCCGGTTTCAGCCGTCCTCTGCCCACCGCGGTCTTCGCGGTCACGCTGGTGCTCAGCATGGCCGGGCTGGCCTACGCGCTCCGGGAGATCCCGGTCGGCACCGGGTACGCCGTCTGGGTGGGCATCGGCGCGGTCGGCACGGCGGCCGTCGGCATCCTGGCGCTCGGCGAGTCGGCCAACCTGCCCAGACTGGCCAGCCTGCTGCTGGTGGTGGCAGGCGTGGTGGGACTGAAGGTGTTCCACTAG
- a CDS encoding isocitrate lyase/phosphoenolpyruvate mutase family protein, with product MTRLAAAVTVPVTADIETGFATDPAGVADTVRRVLAAAAVGVNIEDGASGGPGLRDTDEQCDRLRAARGRTRRWRTRSSTRS from the coding sequence GTGACCCGGCTCGCCGCCGCGGTGACCGTGCCGGTGACCGCAGACATCGAGACCGGCTTCGCCACCGACCCGGCCGGCGTCGCCGACACCGTACGGCGGGTGCTCGCGGCCGCCGCTGTCGGCGTGAACATCGAGGACGGCGCGTCGGGCGGCCCCGGTCTGCGGGACACCGACGAGCAGTGCGACCGGCTGCGGGCGGCCCGGGGACGTACACGTCGCTGGCGGACCCGGTCGAGTACCCGGAGCTGA
- the pgsA gene encoding CDP-diacylglycerol--glycerol-3-phosphate 3-phosphatidyltransferase, translating into MTGTADSTPPAVVAPVPVLNAANALTALRLLLVPIFMVLVVASQMTHAGWRLAACLVFALASLTDFVDGWIARRFALITSVGKVADPIADKALTGAALLLLSWYAVVPWWVTVVILTRELGVTLIRFWVIRHGVIAASRGGKAKTALQILAIVWYLWPMPAAVAGAAGWIMAAAVAVTVLTGFDYVARALRLRTVR; encoded by the coding sequence GTGACCGGGACGGCCGACTCGACGCCGCCGGCCGTGGTGGCCCCGGTGCCGGTGCTCAACGCGGCCAACGCGCTGACCGCGTTGCGGTTGCTGCTGGTGCCGATCTTCATGGTTCTGGTGGTCGCCTCCCAGATGACGCACGCCGGCTGGCGGCTGGCGGCCTGCCTGGTCTTCGCCCTCGCCTCGCTGACCGACTTCGTGGACGGCTGGATCGCCCGCCGGTTCGCCCTGATCACCTCGGTCGGCAAGGTCGCCGACCCGATCGCCGACAAGGCGCTCACCGGGGCCGCCCTGCTGCTGCTCTCCTGGTATGCGGTGGTCCCCTGGTGGGTGACCGTGGTGATCCTCACCCGGGAGCTGGGGGTGACCCTCATCCGGTTCTGGGTGATCCGGCACGGGGTGATCGCGGCCAGCCGGGGTGGCAAGGCCAAGACCGCGTTGCAGATCCTCGCCATCGTCTGGTACCTGTGGCCGATGCCGGCCGCCGTGGCCGGCGCCGCTGGGTGGATCATGGCCGCCGCGGTGGCCGTCACGGTGCTCACCGGCTTCGACTACGTCGCCCGCGCGCTGCGCCTGCGTACCGTGCGGTGA
- a CDS encoding YbjN domain-containing protein, producing the protein MPVGHRRGGTERRGPGVSGDAGRAALDAARDLPDGEARLVELERIAAHADAAGDVRLGVDARLALIETHRYRGERWRLVEPLDRCVAAMDQHPALFDADDVAMLRSGQRAAVEALPASPRIGLDQARVLLDDLDRRLGGTEPGTVAELRCRLADHLGDEPAAREWFARWRAARPGRDCAACVAVRQAELLTGWGEWAEAVRMLEPVVADPGDCTDQPEAALAALLLPYLRLGRHDDAGRAHVRAYRRHRREWTAFGHLPAHLLFCALGGHPARGVEILVEQLPRLARPVDERSAMEFTAAGALLCRLAAESGVGHPSGPVDAGPARTPGRTLGLDHATRLAEAFGLVRVPPPGGAPSLAALGGELLATATDLAGRFDARNGTGHQSGRIAARLAERPLTTAPPPLPADPVADGPGAFDADTGPDPDDGPPDEPAPLTVALIVSAVERRGDRCAVEPGGTVVGRWGEAVIRFERVGTRAEILHARVVATRRLPVGRRAEAYEFVNAWNRDRLLPKAYVHEVVGGELVLAGDVTTDLAHGVAPVQVEVLVEAVVRTGTAYADAVAALP; encoded by the coding sequence CTGCCGGTTGGCCACCGCCGTGGCGGAACTGAACGACGGGGCCCGGGCGTGAGTGGCGACGCGGGGCGTGCGGCGCTCGACGCGGCCCGGGACCTGCCCGACGGGGAGGCGAGACTCGTCGAACTGGAACGGATCGCCGCGCACGCCGACGCCGCCGGGGACGTCCGGCTCGGCGTGGACGCCCGGCTCGCGCTGATCGAGACGCACCGGTACCGGGGCGAGCGGTGGCGGCTGGTCGAACCGCTGGACCGTTGTGTCGCCGCGATGGACCAGCATCCCGCCCTGTTCGACGCCGACGACGTCGCGATGCTGCGCAGCGGCCAGCGGGCCGCCGTGGAGGCGCTGCCCGCCAGCCCTCGGATCGGGCTGGACCAGGCCCGTGTCCTCCTGGACGACCTCGACCGCCGGCTGGGCGGGACGGAGCCGGGCACGGTGGCGGAGCTGCGCTGCCGGCTCGCCGACCACCTGGGGGACGAACCGGCCGCCCGGGAGTGGTTCGCCCGGTGGCGGGCCGCCCGTCCGGGGCGCGACTGCGCCGCCTGCGTGGCGGTACGCCAGGCCGAGCTGCTCACCGGTTGGGGCGAGTGGGCCGAGGCGGTACGGATGCTGGAACCCGTGGTCGCCGACCCCGGCGACTGCACCGACCAACCGGAGGCCGCCCTGGCCGCGCTGCTCCTGCCGTACCTGCGACTGGGACGGCACGACGACGCGGGGCGGGCGCACGTGCGGGCGTACCGCCGGCACCGGCGGGAGTGGACAGCCTTCGGGCACCTCCCGGCGCACCTGCTGTTCTGCGCGCTCGGCGGGCACCCGGCGCGCGGGGTGGAGATCCTGGTCGAGCAGCTGCCCCGGCTGGCCCGGCCGGTGGACGAGCGGTCCGCGATGGAGTTCACCGCCGCGGGTGCCCTGCTCTGCCGGCTGGCCGCCGAGTCGGGTGTGGGTCACCCGTCCGGGCCGGTCGACGCGGGGCCCGCCCGGACGCCGGGGCGGACGCTCGGCCTGGACCACGCGACCCGGCTGGCCGAGGCGTTCGGGCTGGTCCGGGTGCCCCCGCCGGGCGGTGCGCCGAGCCTGGCGGCGCTCGGCGGGGAACTGCTCGCCACCGCCACCGACCTCGCCGGGCGGTTCGACGCCCGCAACGGCACCGGGCACCAGTCCGGCCGGATCGCCGCCCGGCTGGCCGAACGGCCGCTGACCACCGCGCCGCCCCCGCTGCCGGCCGATCCGGTGGCCGACGGCCCCGGGGCGTTCGACGCCGACACCGGGCCGGACCCGGACGACGGTCCGCCGGACGAGCCCGCCCCGCTGACCGTCGCCCTGATCGTCTCCGCCGTCGAGCGTCGGGGTGACCGGTGTGCCGTCGAACCGGGTGGCACCGTGGTCGGCCGCTGGGGCGAGGCGGTGATCCGGTTCGAGCGGGTCGGGACACGGGCCGAGATCCTGCACGCCCGGGTGGTCGCCACCCGTCGCCTGCCGGTCGGCCGGCGCGCCGAGGCGTACGAGTTCGTCAACGCCTGGAACCGCGACCGGCTGCTGCCGAAGGCGTACGTGCACGAGGTGGTCGGCGGCGAACTGGTGCTGGCCGGCGACGTCACCACGGACCTGGCACACGGGGTGGCGCCGGTGCAGGTGGAGGTGCTGGTCGAGGCGGTGGTCAGGACCGGCACCGCGTACGCCGACGCGGTGGCCGCCCTGCCCTGA
- a CDS encoding DNA translocase FtsK: MAGRTSQASRRRGASPRGTTNNRARQPAKKTRATARSRRPAARPAPGAYLGRAITSVWMGLAHGVGWTVRAAGRQAATAREVGPEHRRDGAGLLLFGLAILSAVAIWFSGAGPVGARLADSVRLFLGAISIIVPVLLTIGAWRMMREPADPAHRGRGLVGWGSMIVATAAMLHIGQDPVDHVQRDYAGGLVGMGVGGLLDRAVTAWVAVPLLILLLVFGLLVVTATPINKVPERLGLLTGGVLGVPPAPATDEVEVVEVGEKPARRRPARKSAPPPEPDDPAEVDDAYADGVDLQETLVLPRKPPARVPSARRKPEPPEHSVPPTRAEQLALTGLAGDYTLPPANLLNTGAAPKTRSKANDEVIAALTGVFDQFGVDAEVTGFTRGPTVTRYEVELGPGVKVERITQLSRNIAYAVKSPDVRILSPIPGKSAVGVEIPNTDPENVALGDVLRSRAATSDHHPMLVALGKDIEGGYVVANLAKMPHILIAGATGAGKSSCLNSLLVSILTRSTPDEVRLLLIDPKRVEMTGYEGIPHLVTPIVTNAKKAADSLEWVVREMDMRYDDLAANGVRHIDDFNRKVRTGEITAPPGSEREMKPYPYLLVIVDELADLMMVAPRDVEDSVVRITQLARAAGIHLVLATQRPSVDVVTGLIKANVPSRLAFATSSLADSRVILDQPGAEKLLGRGDGLFLPMGASKPIRIQGAWVTEQEISDVVKFCKDQREPEFRPDVLTPAQDGKKKIDEEIGDDLDLLVQAIELVVTSQFGSTSMLQRKLRVGFAKAGRLMDLMETRGIVGPSEGSKARDVLVKPDELEEALAALQPADS, from the coding sequence ATGGCGGGCCGTACCTCTCAGGCGAGCCGGCGACGCGGCGCGTCGCCGCGCGGTACCACGAACAACCGTGCCCGCCAGCCGGCCAAGAAGACCCGCGCGACCGCCCGGAGCCGCCGTCCGGCGGCCCGGCCCGCGCCCGGCGCCTACCTGGGCCGTGCGATCACCAGTGTCTGGATGGGACTCGCGCACGGTGTCGGGTGGACGGTCCGGGCCGCGGGTCGGCAGGCCGCCACCGCCCGTGAGGTGGGCCCGGAGCACCGGCGCGACGGCGCCGGCCTGCTCCTGTTCGGGCTCGCGATCCTCAGCGCGGTGGCGATCTGGTTCTCCGGGGCGGGACCGGTCGGGGCCCGGCTGGCGGACAGCGTCCGACTCTTCCTCGGCGCGATCTCCATCATCGTTCCCGTGCTGCTGACCATCGGCGCCTGGCGGATGATGCGCGAGCCCGCCGACCCGGCGCACCGGGGGCGCGGCCTGGTCGGCTGGGGGTCCATGATCGTCGCCACCGCCGCCATGCTGCACATCGGACAGGACCCGGTGGACCACGTGCAGCGCGACTACGCCGGTGGCCTGGTCGGCATGGGCGTCGGCGGGCTGCTGGACCGGGCGGTCACCGCCTGGGTAGCCGTACCGCTGCTGATCCTGCTGCTGGTCTTCGGTCTGCTGGTGGTCACCGCGACGCCGATCAACAAGGTCCCCGAGAGGCTCGGCCTGCTCACCGGTGGGGTGCTCGGCGTGCCGCCGGCCCCGGCGACCGACGAGGTCGAGGTGGTGGAGGTGGGCGAGAAGCCGGCCCGCCGCCGTCCGGCCCGCAAGTCCGCGCCGCCGCCGGAGCCGGACGACCCGGCGGAGGTCGACGACGCCTACGCCGACGGCGTCGACCTCCAGGAGACCCTGGTGCTGCCCCGCAAGCCGCCGGCCCGGGTACCCTCCGCCCGGCGCAAGCCGGAGCCGCCGGAGCACTCCGTGCCGCCCACCCGGGCCGAGCAACTCGCGCTCACCGGGTTGGCCGGCGACTACACCCTCCCCCCGGCCAACCTGCTCAACACCGGGGCCGCGCCGAAGACCCGGAGCAAGGCCAACGACGAGGTGATCGCCGCCCTCACCGGGGTGTTCGACCAGTTCGGGGTGGACGCCGAGGTCACCGGCTTCACCCGGGGGCCGACGGTCACCCGGTACGAGGTCGAGCTGGGCCCCGGTGTGAAGGTCGAACGGATCACCCAGCTCTCCCGCAACATCGCGTACGCGGTGAAGTCCCCGGACGTGCGGATCCTCAGCCCGATCCCGGGGAAGAGCGCGGTCGGCGTGGAGATCCCCAACACCGATCCGGAGAACGTGGCCCTCGGCGACGTGCTGCGCTCCCGGGCGGCCACCAGCGACCACCATCCGATGCTGGTCGCCCTCGGCAAGGACATCGAGGGCGGCTACGTGGTGGCCAACCTGGCGAAGATGCCGCACATCCTGATCGCCGGGGCCACCGGTGCGGGCAAGTCGAGCTGTCTCAACTCGCTGCTGGTGTCGATCCTCACCCGGTCCACCCCCGACGAGGTGCGGCTGCTGCTGATCGACCCGAAGCGGGTCGAGATGACCGGCTACGAGGGCATCCCACACCTGGTCACGCCGATCGTGACCAACGCCAAGAAGGCCGCCGACTCGCTGGAGTGGGTGGTCCGCGAGATGGACATGCGCTACGACGACCTCGCCGCCAACGGGGTCCGGCACATCGACGACTTCAACCGCAAGGTGCGCACCGGCGAGATCACCGCCCCGCCGGGCAGCGAGCGGGAGATGAAGCCGTACCCGTACCTGCTGGTGATCGTCGACGAGTTGGCCGACCTGATGATGGTCGCCCCGCGCGACGTGGAGGACTCGGTCGTCCGGATCACCCAGCTCGCCCGGGCCGCCGGCATCCACCTCGTGCTGGCCACCCAGCGCCCGTCGGTCGACGTGGTGACCGGTCTGATCAAGGCGAACGTGCCGTCCCGGCTGGCCTTCGCCACCTCGTCGCTGGCCGACTCGCGGGTCATCCTCGACCAGCCGGGTGCGGAGAAGCTGCTCGGCCGGGGCGACGGCCTCTTCCTGCCGATGGGCGCGTCGAAGCCGATCCGGATCCAGGGCGCCTGGGTCACCGAGCAGGAGATCAGCGACGTCGTCAAGTTCTGCAAGGACCAGCGTGAGCCGGAGTTCCGGCCGGACGTGCTAACCCCGGCGCAGGACGGCAAGAAGAAGATCGACGAGGAGATCGGCGACGACCTCGACCTGCTGGTGCAGGCGATCGAGCTGGTGGTGACCTCGCAGTTCGGGTCCACCTCGATGCTCCAGCGCAAGCTGCGGGTCGGCTTCGCCAAGGCGGGCCGGTTGATGGACCTGATGGAGACCCGGGGCATCGTCGGCCCGTCCGAGGGTTCCAAGGCCCGCGACGTGCTGGTCAAGCCGGACGAGCTGGAGGAGGCGCTGGCCGCCCTCCAGCCCGCCGACAGCTGA
- a CDS encoding YbjN domain-containing protein has protein sequence MVPPEFGDGPEGPLGGHPHTLRPLTGELVAAVLATRGYACRPDTDGNLVGRWGTSLVWFRRLGGTGEVLQVRTVTAPLFGIEHVPALRAFCNDWNHSRYWPKAFVEVDDDGRARVCGEVITDLERGVTPHQLDQLLDRGISAGCRLATAVAELNDGARA, from the coding sequence ATGGTGCCGCCGGAGTTCGGGGACGGCCCGGAGGGCCCGCTGGGCGGACACCCGCACACGCTGCGTCCGCTGACCGGGGAGCTGGTGGCGGCGGTGCTGGCCACCCGGGGGTACGCCTGCCGCCCGGACACCGACGGCAACCTGGTCGGCCGCTGGGGGACGAGCCTGGTCTGGTTCCGCCGGCTGGGCGGGACCGGTGAGGTGCTCCAGGTGCGGACCGTCACCGCGCCGCTGTTCGGGATCGAACACGTTCCGGCGCTGCGTGCCTTCTGCAACGACTGGAACCACTCACGGTACTGGCCGAAGGCGTTCGTCGAGGTCGACGACGACGGGCGGGCCCGGGTCTGCGGCGAGGTCATCACCGACCTGGAACGGGGAGTCACCCCGCACCAACTCGACCAGCTTCTCGACCGGGGCATCTCGGCCGGCTGCCGGTTGGCCACCGCCGTGGCGGAACTGAACGACGGGGCCCGGGCGTGA
- a CDS encoding CinA family protein encodes MVVRSSGTTTSGGPDDRPVINPAAGVVHRLSERGETLASVESLTGGSLAASIVEIAGVSGIYRGGLVVYATELKAQLAGVPDGLLADRGPVDPDVAVALAEGGRRRCDADWGVATTGVAGPEPQDGKPVGLVFVAVAGPNGTAVRELDLDGGRDRIRSTAVVEALRLLTERIVAAGEVTAGAGR; translated from the coding sequence ATGGTGGTGCGCAGCAGTGGGACGACGACGTCGGGCGGTCCGGACGACCGGCCGGTGATCAACCCGGCGGCCGGGGTCGTGCACCGGCTCTCCGAGCGGGGGGAGACCCTCGCCTCGGTGGAGTCGCTGACCGGCGGGTCGCTGGCCGCCTCGATCGTCGAGATCGCCGGGGTGAGCGGGATCTACCGGGGCGGGCTGGTGGTGTACGCGACGGAGCTGAAGGCACAGCTCGCGGGCGTACCCGACGGGTTGCTCGCGGACCGTGGGCCGGTCGATCCGGACGTGGCGGTCGCGCTCGCCGAGGGTGGACGGCGTCGCTGCGACGCGGACTGGGGGGTGGCGACCACCGGGGTGGCCGGTCCGGAGCCGCAGGACGGCAAGCCGGTCGGGCTGGTCTTCGTCGCGGTCGCCGGACCGAACGGGACGGCGGTCCGCGAGCTCGACCTCGACGGCGGCCGTGACCGGATCCGGTCGACCGCCGTCGTCGAGGCGTTGCGGCTGCTCACCGAACGGATCGTGGCTGCCGGGGAGGTCACCGCCGGGGCGGGGCGCTGA
- the rimO gene encoding 30S ribosomal protein S12 methylthiotransferase RimO: protein MTPSSPADGRRVALLTLGCARNEVDSEELAARLHADGWQVTTDGEGADVVVVNTCGFVAKAKQDSIQTLLAAADTGAKVVAAGCMAERYGRELADSLPEAQAVLSFDDYPDISARLTSVVNGEAVGAHTPRDRRELLPLTPVARRGSGVSLPGHATGVRTEAPETDAHTPAHLRQVLRRRLDTGPVASLKLASGCDRRCAFCAIPAFRGAFVSRTPDELLAEAEWLTKTGVRELVLVSENSTSYGKDLGDPRALEKLLPQLAAIDGIVRVRASYLQPAETRPGLVEAIATTPGVAPYFDLSFQHSSEPVLRRMRRFGSTDRFLELLATARELAPEAGARSNFIVGFPGETRGDVEELVRFLTAARLDAIGVFDYSDEDGTEAADLPGKVSAATVKRRYDKISALADELCSQRAEDRLGATVEVLVDAVDGGVVEGRAAHQAPEVDGSTTLVAPSGGGVDLAALRPGDLVRATVTGTEGVDLIAVPDEMISAAPGAAR from the coding sequence CTGACGCCGTCGTCCCCCGCTGACGGTCGCCGGGTCGCCCTGCTGACCCTGGGCTGTGCCCGCAACGAGGTCGACTCGGAGGAGTTGGCCGCCCGCCTGCACGCCGACGGTTGGCAGGTGACCACCGACGGCGAGGGGGCCGACGTGGTGGTCGTCAACACCTGCGGCTTCGTGGCCAAGGCCAAACAGGACTCCATCCAGACCCTGCTGGCCGCCGCCGACACCGGCGCCAAGGTGGTCGCGGCCGGGTGCATGGCCGAACGGTACGGGCGGGAGTTGGCCGACAGCCTGCCCGAGGCGCAGGCGGTGCTGAGCTTCGACGACTACCCGGACATCTCCGCCCGGTTGACCTCGGTGGTCAACGGCGAGGCGGTCGGCGCGCACACCCCCCGGGACCGGCGTGAGCTGCTGCCCCTGACCCCGGTGGCCCGTCGGGGCAGCGGGGTGTCGCTGCCCGGCCACGCCACCGGAGTCCGCACCGAGGCTCCGGAGACCGACGCGCACACCCCGGCGCACCTGCGCCAGGTGCTGCGCCGCCGGCTCGACACCGGCCCGGTCGCCTCGCTCAAGCTGGCCAGCGGGTGCGACCGGCGCTGCGCGTTCTGCGCGATCCCCGCCTTCCGGGGCGCCTTCGTCTCCCGTACGCCGGACGAGCTGCTCGCCGAGGCGGAGTGGCTGACCAAGACCGGCGTACGGGAGCTGGTGCTGGTCAGCGAGAACTCCACGTCGTACGGCAAGGACCTGGGCGACCCCCGCGCCCTGGAGAAGCTGCTGCCCCAGCTCGCCGCGATCGACGGCATCGTCCGGGTGCGGGCCAGTTACCTCCAGCCCGCCGAGACCCGTCCCGGCCTGGTCGAGGCGATCGCCACCACCCCCGGCGTGGCCCCGTACTTCGACCTGTCCTTCCAGCACTCCAGCGAGCCGGTGCTGCGCCGGATGCGCCGCTTCGGCTCCACCGACCGCTTCCTGGAGCTGCTCGCCACCGCCCGCGAGCTGGCCCCGGAGGCGGGTGCCCGGAGCAACTTCATCGTCGGTTTCCCCGGCGAGACCCGGGGCGACGTCGAGGAGCTGGTCCGCTTCCTGACCGCCGCCCGGCTCGACGCGATCGGCGTGTTCGACTACAGCGACGAGGACGGCACCGAGGCCGCCGACCTGCCCGGCAAGGTCTCCGCCGCCACCGTCAAGCGCCGGTACGACAAGATCAGCGCACTCGCCGACGAACTCTGCTCGCAGCGCGCCGAGGACCGGCTCGGCGCGACCGTCGAGGTGCTGGTCGACGCGGTCGACGGCGGCGTGGTCGAGGGCCGGGCGGCCCACCAGGCCCCCGAGGTGGACGGATCCACCACGCTGGTCGCCCCGTCCGGCGGCGGTGTCGACCTGGCCGCGTTGCGTCCGGGCGATCTGGTCCGGGCGACGGTCACCGGCACCGAAGGGGTGGACCTGATCGCGGTTCCGGATGAGATGATCTCGGCGGCGCCCGGCGCGGCACGGTGA
- a CDS encoding helix-turn-helix domain-containing protein, with amino-acid sequence MVLLRRVIGDALRARRQGQHRTLREVSSAANVSLGYLSEIERGQKEPSSELLAAICDALGARLSEVLREVSDTVALAEQMPGVLVPVAGEPAEPVARPSVRKVAPQGVRQVTADGPVSVAVRQDSPLKATLRTNRVRPAERDVVCAA; translated from the coding sequence ATGGTCCTGCTACGCCGGGTGATCGGTGACGCACTGCGGGCACGCCGGCAGGGGCAGCACCGCACCCTGCGCGAGGTCTCCTCGGCCGCGAACGTCAGCCTGGGCTACCTTTCCGAGATCGAACGCGGCCAGAAGGAGCCCTCCAGCGAGCTGCTGGCCGCCATCTGCGACGCGCTCGGCGCCCGCCTCTCCGAGGTGCTCCGCGAGGTCAGCGACACCGTGGCGCTGGCCGAGCAGATGCCGGGCGTGCTGGTGCCGGTCGCCGGCGAGCCGGCCGAGCCGGTGGCCCGCCCGTCGGTCCGCAAGGTCGCCCCGCAGGGCGTCCGGCAGGTGACCGCCGACGGCCCGGTCTCGGTGGCCGTCCGGCAGGACTCGCCGCTGAAGGCCACGCTGCGCACCAACCGGGTCCGCCCGGCCGAGCGGGACGTGGTCTGCGCCGCCTGA